The sequence below is a genomic window from Saccopteryx leptura isolate mSacLep1 chromosome 3, mSacLep1_pri_phased_curated, whole genome shotgun sequence.
AATTTGAAGTCAGAACACAGCATTTCCAAATCTCATCTGAACAAAAGTAGACAAAATTAGCAtacaaaaataacttttctttgtaaaatggcTAAAAATAATCTCCATAACTGAATAAGTTACTATATTCCACTGAATCTAAGACACTGATTGTAAAACGCAACATTATGTGTACACAGAAAAAAACTATCAATTAAGTTTGTCACAATGTTAAATGaccattaatttttaagaaattctgatttcagagaggttaaaaatgttgaaaagggccttggccggttggctcagtggtagagcgtcggcctggtgtgcaggagtccggggttcgattcccggccagggcacacaggagaagcgcccatctgcttctccacccctccccctctccttcctctctctctctctctcttcccttcccgcagccaaggctccattggagcaaagttggcccgggcactgaggacagctctgtggcctctgcctcaggcgctagaatggcattggttgcaacaaagcaacgccccagatgggcagagcatcgccccctggtgggcatgccgggtgtattccggtcgggcgcatgagggaatctgactgtctccctgtttccaattttagaaaaatacaacaaaaaaatgttaaaaaagtatATCTCAGAATCGATGAAAATGTATTCTTCAGAGGATTATCAAATAAAGTATTAAACATTGAGTCTCTTAAACTGACGTATTCATAATCACTAACACATTCTTGAAACTATCAATTTTGTTTCACTTCTCATTTGAAATAAAGAATGGAGTGGCACTTATATTAATTTCTAGCagacattaaaatttatatattcctAGTTTGAAAATTGTCTCATTTTCACATATAGAATCACAGAGCAAGAGATGAGATAAATAAGGCCTAGGAAAGTTGAGCGACTGAGCGCAAGGCCCTAAGGCCTCAAATCAAGGCTTGAGGCCAGCCTTGAGGGCCCTGTCCTCTGTTCTCTTCACAGAAATCAGAAATCAAATGAGGCATTAGCATTCTTTGGTCCAACACTACAGATAGTTAATAATAATCTCTGTCTGTTATATGAAACAACGCTCTTCAACTTCCCTGGTAGAATAATGCTGATTGATAATTTGTTCAACTAATCAATTCAACTAGATGGTTTCATTCTACTAAAACACCAGCCaacttctcaaaaccaaaatGCCTTCTTTGCATGCTCTGAGAGGTGAGGACGATAAAATATTACCTAATCAACCACATGCCAAATAGAGCCCCACAAGATCCTGCTGTGCGAGACCAGTGGTCTTTATGACAGACTCTGGGAATTACAGAACATATCGAACTTTTTAGTGTTTGCCATGCTCTGACCTAGACATTCTGATCCCCAAAGCATGTGGCAAATCTGCTAATGCTCTGCTCTGAATAGCCTCTTGAAAACTGGCAGTTATTCaagaaagtcaataaataatcCATCTTCTCTGTCAGTCCCTTTTGTCCTGGTTTCTCGCAAGGTGATTCACAGTGGGCTTGCTAACTGGTACTGACTAACTGGTGAGAACTCAACCACTAATGCATTTGAGTGGAACTGGTTAGAGACTTCTGCTGCGGGCTCCATCAAGATATTTCTAGATGTCTCTATTACAGAATTCCTCACTGCATCATTCATTTCAATCACTTCAAACTCCATTTCATTCCACTTTTCTGCATCTTCCTCTTCATTGTCTTCTTCATAGTCGTGTAGCCCCGAGCTAGAAAGCAAAGCTTTCTGGTCCtcacttttcctgtgttcttTCTGCTGTCGACTGAGAGGTGAGGTGGCTAACTGATAGAGCACGGGAAACAAGACAGCAGTGGCTACCGCTGCCCCCAGAGAGGTGTACAACACGACAGGTAAGTCGGGGTATTTTCCTTGGAGAATCCCGATTACAGCAGGAATAGCCATTTCTCCCAGGGCGGCACCGACGACAAAAAATGCTGCTGCTTTCCCGTGGATGGTCGTGTACTGCTCAATCCAAGAAATGCCACTGGGGAACGTGGTTGCCATCGAGGCCCCGTACACGGAGGTTGCTACCCACAGACAAGTAGGGCTCTTGTTGAAAAGCACCAAAAATAACGATGACACTAGGCTGCCAATGTTGCTCAAGACAATCATGGTTCCAGGCCATAAACATGTAGCAAAAAAGATGGCCAGGCCCCTGAAGGCTGCAAAGGTCCCCCAGAAGACGGAGTTCAAGCCAGCCGCTTCACTTTCAGTCATGCCCGCATGGGTGATCGCGAACGAGAAAACGTAAGAGCCGTATGTCACCTCAGCTCCAacgtaaaaaaagaaaaacagaaaaaggagacAAAGCAGGGCCTTGTGATATTTAGCTCTTCGAGATCTCTGAACAgttgcttttgctttttcctgctgtgagtttttctttaaaaacagagcAAAAAGAAAGATAGACACTACAAAAATGTAAGTACCAATAACAGCATAAGCCCACAGTAAATTCATATTGTCAGGTACTCCGAGCAGAGATTCTGAGTCAGCTTCAGATGACTGGTTGAGGGCAGAATGGTTCAAGTCAGCCTCTGTGTGGTTTCCAGCAGACACCGTCGTGCTCAATGCCAACTTAGCCAGCAGTGGAGCCAAAAAGGCACCCAATGCAAAACTGAAGTGTAAGGCCTGCATATGTGGCGCTCCTTCGTCCCCCCAAATAGCCAAGATTAAGACGTTACCACCTACCAATGAAAGATACgaaaaattatttaatcataGTAACTTAGTAAAAAATAGTTCATTACTATCGGAAAGAAGATGAATCTATTTTACATAGCAAAAGGATTCTAATATTTTAAGTTATCAAATGTTGCAACTAAGTCAATTCTATCATTAAAGAACTCtaagccaccaccaccaccagagaACTCGAAGCATTGCAACATCAAACATTCACAGatgaaattctacaagctagtaAACCACTACCTCCTTGCGCCAGGCACATTTGC
It includes:
- the MFSD4B gene encoding sodium-dependent glucose transporter 1, with product MRWFITAILCAAFLGLGLSVAILGPTFPDLATNVNRNISSLSLIFVGRAFGYLSGSVIGGVLFDSMNHFVLLGVSMLATTVGLYLVPFCKRAVLLVVMMSIFGVSIGILDTGGNVLILAIWGDEGAPHMQALHFSFALGAFLAPLLAKLALSTTVSAGNHTEADLNHSALNQSSEADSESLLGVPDNMNLLWAYAVIGTYIFVVSIFLFALFLKKNSQQEKAKATVQRSRRAKYHKALLCLLFLFFFFYVGAEVTYGSYVFSFAITHAGMTESEAAGLNSVFWGTFAAFRGLAIFFATCLWPGTMIVLSNIGSLVSSLFLVLFNKSPTCLWVATSVYGASMATTFPSGISWIEQYTTIHGKAAAFFVVGAALGEMAIPAVIGILQGKYPDLPVVLYTSLGAAVATAVLFPVLYQLATSPLSRQQKEHRKSEDQKALLSSSGLHDYEEDNEEEDAEKWNEMEFEVIEMNDAVRNSVIETSRNILMEPAAEVSNQFHSNALVVEFSPVSQYQLASPL